Proteins encoded within one genomic window of Zestosphaera sp.:
- a CDS encoding DMT family transporter — protein sequence MSPLLGFGYALITAVLWSLNPAFISRYRSSLHPVLLTGFRALLGLVPAALLSVFTGFSAEVTPLSISLFLTAALIGPGVGDAAYTKAIQMVGGGRAVIVAYTYIFVAQALSALAGEVVRPGVVAGAVLAFLGLLVSRPRNSGSAEAPLKGLGYAAAASLCWGVGTVLSTASLHYTDPTSLLVIRLLVLSATFIPAGLATVSLRRDYDLRTNFRGLIICSGLTGVIGWFGGMYFFLLSLATIGTASTVLATALTPILSMVTTRSIAGESHGLRLILGAGLTSLGIGTAALLAY from the coding sequence GTGTCGCCGTTGCTTGGCTTCGGGTACGCGTTGATCACCGCGGTCCTGTGGTCCCTCAACCCGGCCTTCATAAGCAGGTATAGGAGCTCCCTACATCCAGTCCTCCTCACGGGGTTCAGGGCTCTACTGGGCCTGGTGCCCGCGGCCCTCCTCAGCGTTTTCACAGGATTCAGCGCTGAGGTAACTCCCCTCAGCATCTCCCTCTTCCTCACAGCCGCCCTCATAGGTCCTGGGGTGGGGGACGCTGCCTACACTAAGGCCATCCAGATGGTGGGGGGCGGGAGGGCCGTCATCGTTGCGTACACCTACATATTCGTGGCTCAAGCACTCTCAGCCCTGGCTGGGGAGGTTGTGAGGCCGGGCGTCGTGGCGGGGGCTGTTCTTGCGTTCCTCGGCCTGCTTGTGTCGAGGCCTAGGAACTCCGGCAGCGCTGAAGCGCCTCTGAAGGGACTAGGCTACGCCGCGGCGGCCTCGCTGTGCTGGGGGGTCGGGACTGTGTTGAGCACTGCCTCACTCCACTACACAGACCCGACCTCGCTCCTTGTGATCAGGCTGCTCGTGCTCTCAGCAACCTTCATCCCGGCCGGGCTCGCCACAGTCTCGCTGAGGAGGGACTACGACCTGAGGACCAACTTCAGGGGCTTGATAATATGCTCGGGCCTGACTGGCGTTATAGGGTGGTTCGGCGGGATGTACTTCTTCCTCCTATCGCTGGCCACCATAGGGACAGCGTCAACGGTGCTCGCCACCGCCCTGACCCCCATACTCTCTATGGTAACCACAAGAAGCATTGCGGGGGAGTCGCACGGTCTAAGACTTATTCTGGGCGCCGGCCTGACGTCCCTCGGCATAGGGACGGCAGCGCTACTCGCATATTGA
- a CDS encoding DNA double-strand break repair nuclease NurA: MDVVAGDSSRVAKKLSLAVIYAVQATSLKASLKSHSPSRLVVKSLAGYHAPTSKEVVPHELIDRILQLISRALEVKSVTELLDNDDVALFDGSLISFLWGYTKRGMPRGFYPSYYNRIKDIWHEVFSGITNALRRAKPLFIAKTPMRNYYVDILLSSDAPREVREGVNDLVLIKALRKSGRLPKTPHILEPVYVGREDLPRPLNVLDVNLDVITPITVTYVTFNTATQPYQLSIPGKLDVKELVELVSKVYPYSLSDYPDPLKVAHNKCKITNAEFRTLLYKLGLSSVPTGRELLGEFL; encoded by the coding sequence GTGGATGTTGTAGCAGGCGACTCCAGCAGGGTTGCGAAGAAGCTGTCTTTAGCCGTCATTTATGCAGTGCAAGCCACTTCATTGAAGGCTTCCCTTAAGTCACACTCACCAAGCAGGTTAGTTGTTAAATCTTTAGCAGGTTATCATGCACCAACATCTAAAGAGGTGGTGCCTCACGAATTGATCGACCGAATATTACAGCTTATATCCAGGGCCCTGGAGGTTAAGTCGGTGACTGAGTTATTGGACAATGATGATGTAGCCCTCTTCGACGGCTCACTTATCTCGTTTCTCTGGGGGTATACGAAGAGGGGAATGCCTAGAGGATTTTATCCAAGCTATTATAATAGAATCAAGGACATATGGCATGAAGTTTTCTCAGGAATTACTAACGCCCTACGCAGGGCTAAACCCTTGTTCATAGCAAAGACCCCCATGAGGAATTATTACGTGGATATATTGCTGTCCAGTGATGCACCTAGGGAAGTCAGGGAAGGCGTTAATGACTTGGTGCTCATCAAAGCCCTCAGAAAGTCAGGCAGACTCCCTAAAACTCCTCACATACTTGAACCGGTTTATGTCGGGCGTGAAGACCTGCCAAGGCCTTTAAACGTATTGGATGTGAATTTAGATGTAATAACCCCAATTACAGTCACGTACGTTACATTTAACACAGCCACACAGCCTTACCAACTGTCAATACCTGGTAAATTAGATGTCAAAGAATTGGTAGAGTTGGTTAGTAAGGTGTACCCCTACTCGCTTAGTGATTATCCGGACCCACTTAAAGTAGCGCACAATAAGTGCAAGATAACCAATGCTGAGTTCAGGACACTGTTGTATAAGTTAGGCCTTTCTTCAGTCCCCACAGGACGTGAGTTATTGGGTGAATTTCTATGA
- a CDS encoding ATP-binding protein produces MTNQPIGIVGETSSPTDVNVKALTPIPPGTYIHLRFRVRNLPTYEEIEREVVGIIGSCTYRSVVPILTPPDMSMRKEVTSLTNLKSESSMRAMIIADISNGRVESPRYPPPPETPVYLAQIEHLKTLYSCGLESGIEIGSLVGFDKLRIRVNVNSLAKHLLITGTTGSGKSNLVAVLADRIAQIGGSVVIFDIHGEYVNLGSSDTKAVNVVVYDAAINPIEIPVSLLTGLIIPEAAALKQRRLLKNALRGLNNEVREAALKARKPYTLTVEEIYRERKNAEVNDPVEAYRELLKEYLRSEGVKGKEKALSDVEDKVDDFFEWHRINLEVRKVSELLSNGKIVVVDVSTFTDEEKDCMLKLIAEDLLWYLKEGSKHGGGFTAIPTLLVVEEAHLFLGSESATKSKEALQRFIREGRKFGGMLAIISQRPRALDVNVVSQVQNYSFLKLVQSSDKSTVMELTDVLSDEYVNLLPTLPPGHAILMGEWVGKYPAYVKIDIHAGKKVGATPDIAGTWREGREKAIKSLEERALISEWEGG; encoded by the coding sequence ATGACGAATCAGCCCATAGGTATTGTTGGCGAGACCTCAAGCCCGACCGACGTCAATGTTAAGGCCTTAACACCCATACCTCCAGGAACCTACATACACTTGAGGTTTAGGGTTAGAAACTTACCTACATATGAAGAAATAGAGAGAGAAGTCGTAGGCATTATAGGGTCATGCACATATAGATCTGTAGTCCCCATACTGACGCCTCCCGACATGTCGATGCGCAAGGAAGTTACGTCCCTAACCAATCTAAAAAGTGAGAGTTCCATGAGGGCTATGATTATAGCGGACATAAGTAATGGCCGTGTAGAATCTCCAAGATACCCACCTCCTCCAGAAACACCTGTATACCTGGCGCAGATTGAACACCTCAAGACCCTGTACAGCTGTGGCTTAGAGTCCGGCATAGAAATCGGTTCCTTAGTAGGTTTTGATAAGTTAAGAATAAGGGTCAACGTCAACTCCCTAGCTAAGCATTTACTAATAACCGGCACCACAGGTTCAGGTAAGAGCAACCTAGTAGCGGTACTTGCAGACAGAATAGCTCAGATCGGAGGTTCTGTAGTTATATTCGACATTCATGGGGAATACGTCAACTTAGGAAGTAGCGACACTAAAGCCGTCAACGTAGTTGTCTACGATGCGGCAATAAACCCTATTGAAATCCCGGTAAGCCTACTCACAGGCCTTATAATTCCAGAGGCGGCAGCCTTAAAGCAGAGGCGACTACTCAAAAATGCATTAAGAGGGCTAAACAATGAAGTTCGTGAAGCCGCTTTGAAGGCAAGGAAACCGTATACGTTGACCGTTGAAGAGATCTATAGGGAGAGGAAGAATGCGGAAGTTAATGACCCTGTTGAAGCTTACAGGGAACTCCTTAAGGAGTACCTGCGAAGTGAAGGCGTCAAGGGTAAGGAGAAGGCTTTATCCGATGTGGAGGACAAGGTTGACGACTTCTTTGAATGGCATAGGATTAACTTAGAAGTACGTAAGGTCAGTGAGTTGTTAAGCAACGGTAAAATAGTCGTTGTTGACGTGTCTACTTTTACTGATGAAGAGAAAGATTGTATGCTTAAATTAATTGCTGAGGACCTTCTTTGGTATCTCAAAGAGGGTAGCAAACATGGAGGTGGCTTCACCGCAATACCCACTCTACTAGTTGTTGAGGAAGCTCACCTATTCTTAGGTAGTGAGTCAGCTACTAAGTCTAAGGAAGCTCTTCAGAGATTTATCAGGGAAGGAAGGAAATTCGGAGGGATGCTAGCTATCATTAGTCAAAGACCTAGAGCTTTAGACGTTAACGTAGTATCTCAGGTACAGAACTATTCATTCTTAAAGTTAGTTCAAAGCAGTGACAAATCAACTGTTATGGAGTTAACCGATGTGCTGAGCGATGAATACGTAAACCTCCTCCCTACACTCCCTCCAGGGCATGCCATATTAATGGGTGAGTGGGTAGGTAAGTACCCAGCATACGTTAAGATCGATATACATGCAGGTAAAAAGGTTGGGGCAACTCCGGATATTGCTGGGACATGGAGAGAAGGCAGAGAAAAAGCCATTAAATCTTTAGAGGAGCGGGCACTTATCAGTGAGTGGGAGGGTGGTTAG
- a CDS encoding DNA repair exonuclease, which translates to MHLLHVADTHLGSSRPSGLRERELDFYDVFDEVIEIAIKEGVDAVLHCGDLFDEPRPSPQAYSYAVKSLKKLRDSGIDFLVIAGQHDQPKISALSPIKVLEEVGLAKVLATFKPETRVVRLRSGDLGITAVPYAEPQLMQELVKGVEKPDTGRKILMAHLLLKELNIPGAHLSLTELRSSYYDYVALGDYHARYETRHEGVPVIYPGSTEALDYLESRDERFVALVDLSREEASVDWIKLSRFRKWLVIKSGTYSELIRRLRDISFSEFPKPPILHAEVSSAELVNADPKLVMDYMRKLKENGKILTYVLKSPSISGEFDETQYEEATPLPTLESVVHNLLKDPKISEYVLRIIKDYDDESLIKTHIMRLIKDQELLSKLEKLVNRSDHPKR; encoded by the coding sequence TTGCACTTGTTGCATGTAGCTGACACCCACTTAGGTTCTAGCAGGCCAAGCGGGTTGCGGGAGAGAGAGCTAGATTTCTATGACGTGTTTGACGAGGTTATTGAAATAGCTATTAAGGAGGGTGTGGATGCAGTACTGCACTGCGGGGACCTGTTCGACGAGCCTAGGCCGAGTCCTCAAGCATATTCGTACGCAGTTAAGTCTTTAAAGAAGTTAAGAGATTCAGGCATAGATTTTCTGGTTATTGCCGGCCAACACGATCAGCCGAAGATATCAGCACTATCACCTATTAAGGTGTTGGAGGAGGTAGGATTAGCGAAGGTTTTAGCGACTTTCAAGCCAGAAACAAGGGTTGTTAGGTTGAGAAGCGGTGATTTAGGCATTACAGCTGTGCCGTATGCTGAACCTCAATTAATGCAGGAACTTGTTAAGGGTGTAGAGAAACCTGACACGGGTAGGAAGATACTAATGGCCCACCTCCTACTTAAAGAGTTGAACATACCTGGAGCGCACCTCTCATTGACTGAGTTAAGGAGTAGCTATTACGATTACGTGGCCTTGGGTGACTACCATGCTAGATATGAAACTAGGCATGAGGGGGTTCCAGTAATTTACCCAGGATCTACTGAGGCATTAGATTATTTGGAGAGCAGGGATGAGAGATTCGTGGCCTTAGTCGACTTAAGCAGAGAAGAAGCCAGTGTTGATTGGATTAAATTAAGTAGGTTTAGAAAGTGGTTGGTGATAAAATCAGGTACGTATAGCGAGTTGATAAGACGTTTAAGGGATATTAGCTTCAGCGAATTCCCCAAACCTCCCATACTACACGCTGAGGTAAGCAGTGCAGAATTAGTCAATGCGGATCCTAAGCTCGTGATGGACTATATGCGCAAATTAAAGGAGAATGGCAAGATACTTACTTACGTATTAAAATCTCCAAGCATTTCAGGAGAATTCGACGAGACCCAATATGAGGAAGCAACGCCGTTACCTACGCTTGAGTCTGTTGTTCACAACCTGTTGAAAGATCCAAAAATTTCTGAGTATGTTTTAAGAATCATTAAAGACTACGACGATGAAAGTTTAATCAAAACCCACATAATGCGTCTGATAAAAGACCAGGAATTATTAAGCAAGCTAGAAAAATTGGTGAATCGAAGTGATCATCCGAAGCGTTAA
- a CDS encoding SMC family ATPase, whose protein sequence is MIIRSVKLTNILSHENSEITFPDGIVAIVGPNGAGKSSIIESIYAALFTEANVDIRGHRKEFLVMRGERKGEIEVSLEVGGIKYLVTREVSIDTPAQASLYILEKNGKKIRSSGPSNVASELGKILGLPAMSTKDLRNMVRSTIISLQDELTKIIDITDSERREWILSLLGLSYLEKSLEVAKKFLNRKDELEGMLRSEENELKRKKDELRQRESRKSSLNKELFDLELKKSKLNEKYSDINKKVKLIEEAIELVDKLGPLIIINRIKELEELKSALEVVEGLNVDEYLRVNEEYHEKMEKLKSYRDQITAILQDVSSKLEMRVDSYEALDNLLKEFRAEKDKLSSSISRNEALKELYTLYVSKFESTSRCPICGSSITDPTIIRDSLTQELNRLCDEIKKSRAELNSIEKKIGIAQESLRDLEKVINSAKHLEEEVSEIRDKLSNLGEKVLELCKNLSESFRGISNNSINECTTYLTSQKDELYKTESELKILNDLKTSLVEGFSGQDIQVLQSRLGEILAEISIAKPSIDLDVPKRWKDIDALRSELNKVSKEWNSELNKIKEEIDKNKDSITTTRTRLNAEDEEIKKVEKEIKDAEERKTELENQIKAYSILQVFFSKYLGKSGLIAKELTKIARDELERRTNKILGKLGLMPIEIDDEFQIRVKVLGSTLPISNASGGERVGIAIALKLALAELIIGRSPTTLILDEPTIYLDDERRRQIFEIIKELGKSLKQVIVVTHDESVMNIANKVIKVENVGGVSRVSS, encoded by the coding sequence GTGATCATCCGAAGCGTTAAACTTACCAACATACTTTCGCATGAGAACTCCGAGATAACGTTTCCTGACGGTATAGTAGCTATAGTAGGACCTAATGGAGCTGGGAAATCATCGATAATAGAATCAATATACGCTGCACTATTTACAGAAGCAAACGTAGATATCAGAGGACATAGGAAGGAATTCCTCGTAATGAGAGGGGAGAGGAAGGGCGAGATAGAAGTATCTTTAGAAGTTGGCGGCATCAAATACCTAGTCACTAGGGAAGTAAGTATTGACACTCCTGCTCAAGCCTCTCTCTATATCTTAGAGAAGAACGGTAAGAAAATTAGAAGCTCGGGACCCTCAAACGTCGCGAGCGAGTTAGGCAAGATTTTAGGGCTCCCTGCAATGAGCACCAAAGACCTAAGAAACATGGTTAGGAGCACTATAATATCACTTCAGGATGAACTTACTAAGATAATAGACATAACAGACTCCGAGAGAAGGGAGTGGATACTCTCACTCTTGGGACTCAGCTATTTAGAAAAATCCCTGGAAGTTGCCAAGAAATTCCTAAACAGGAAAGACGAATTAGAGGGCATGTTAAGGAGTGAAGAGAATGAACTAAAAAGGAAGAAAGATGAATTACGCCAACGTGAATCACGGAAGTCTTCGTTGAACAAAGAATTATTTGACCTTGAATTAAAGAAGAGCAAGTTAAATGAGAAATACAGTGATATAAATAAAAAAGTTAAATTAATTGAAGAGGCTATAGAGTTAGTCGATAAATTGGGACCCCTCATTATTATTAATAGAATAAAGGAGTTAGAGGAATTAAAGTCTGCGCTTGAGGTTGTAGAAGGTTTAAACGTTGATGAGTATTTACGTGTGAATGAAGAGTATCATGAAAAGATGGAGAAGCTAAAGTCCTACAGGGATCAAATCACCGCAATTTTACAGGATGTGTCAAGTAAACTGGAAATGCGTGTTGACAGCTATGAAGCCCTTGACAATTTACTAAAGGAATTTAGGGCGGAGAAGGATAAATTAAGCAGTTCGATCAGTCGTAACGAGGCGCTTAAGGAACTATACACTTTATATGTCAGCAAGTTTGAGTCTACGAGCAGATGCCCTATATGTGGCTCATCGATAACGGATCCGACTATTATTAGAGATAGCTTAACCCAAGAGCTGAACAGATTATGTGATGAGATTAAGAAGTCACGCGCTGAGCTCAACAGCATTGAGAAGAAGATTGGAATCGCTCAAGAATCGTTAAGAGATCTGGAGAAAGTGATTAATTCTGCTAAACATTTAGAGGAAGAGGTCAGCGAGATTCGGGATAAACTCAGTAACTTAGGGGAAAAGGTACTAGAACTATGTAAGAACCTCTCAGAAAGCTTCAGAGGCATTTCTAATAATTCTATCAATGAGTGCACTACGTATCTAACCTCACAGAAAGATGAGTTATATAAGACCGAGAGTGAGTTAAAAATACTCAACGATTTAAAGACCAGCTTGGTGGAAGGCTTCTCTGGCCAGGATATTCAGGTTTTACAGAGTAGGTTAGGGGAGATCTTGGCTGAGATATCGATCGCCAAGCCATCGATAGACCTAGATGTTCCTAAGAGATGGAAGGACATAGACGCTTTAAGAAGCGAGTTAAATAAAGTAAGCAAAGAATGGAATTCGGAATTAAATAAAATAAAAGAGGAAATCGATAAGAACAAGGACTCGATTACTACAACAAGGACTAGACTTAATGCCGAAGATGAAGAGATTAAGAAAGTAGAAAAAGAAATCAAGGACGCTGAGGAGAGAAAAACTGAATTAGAGAATCAGATTAAGGCCTATTCTATACTACAAGTTTTCTTCAGCAAGTATTTAGGTAAGAGTGGCTTAATAGCTAAGGAGTTAACTAAAATCGCCAGAGATGAACTGGAAAGAAGGACGAATAAGATATTAGGTAAGCTAGGATTAATGCCTATAGAAATCGACGACGAATTCCAAATACGTGTTAAAGTACTAGGCAGTACTTTACCCATAAGTAATGCAAGTGGCGGTGAGAGGGTTGGCATAGCAATTGCCTTGAAGTTAGCACTTGCCGAGCTGATTATAGGTAGATCCCCTACAACCTTAATCCTTGATGAACCGACCATCTACCTAGACGATGAGAGGCGTAGGCAGATCTTCGAAATCATTAAGGAGCTCGGTAAATCCTTGAAGCAAGTCATAGTTGTGACACACGACGAAAGTGTAATGAATATAGCAAATAAGGTCATCAAGGTAGAAAATGTAGGCGGGGTTAGTAGAGTAAGTTCATGA
- a CDS encoding helix-turn-helix domain-containing protein: MLRSSLLPDGMSIFYVEIKKPSRSFFGRLSKVSSASISLEVIKLAGSDNYVVFAYSFNNNVGSYIEKLRPSLRTPESHIKRIRWWSEGRLTYIVAYKTRCDFLRLAEASGVNVLTPYVFERGFRKYVVLGTREQLSRYFESLKNFYGRGNVSYSPIDTADYLSMILVRRSLLSIITDKLTSSELNVLRHAYNTGYFDHPRRTNLNELGRYLGLSKVTVDIHVRKVTKKVFEEVLRFIS; encoded by the coding sequence ATGTTAAGGTCTTCTCTACTGCCGGATGGCATGAGCATCTTTTACGTGGAGATTAAGAAGCCTAGCAGGAGCTTCTTCGGCAGGTTGAGTAAGGTGAGCTCAGCCAGCATCAGCCTGGAGGTCATAAAGCTCGCTGGCTCCGACAACTACGTGGTGTTCGCGTACTCATTCAATAACAACGTGGGTAGCTATATAGAGAAGCTCAGACCCTCCCTGAGGACCCCTGAAAGCCATATTAAGAGGATCAGGTGGTGGAGTGAGGGCAGGCTGACATACATAGTGGCTTACAAGACCAGGTGCGACTTCCTGCGGCTGGCTGAGGCGAGCGGGGTCAACGTCCTGACGCCCTACGTCTTCGAGAGGGGATTCAGGAAGTACGTGGTCCTCGGGACGCGGGAGCAGCTGAGCAGGTACTTCGAGAGCCTTAAGAACTTCTACGGGCGTGGTAACGTGTCCTACAGCCCCATAGACACTGCGGACTACCTGAGCATGATACTGGTGAGGAGGTCCCTCCTCTCAATAATCACGGACAAACTGACCTCCAGCGAGCTGAACGTACTGAGGCACGCCTACAACACCGGCTACTTCGACCACCCCAGGAGGACCAACCTAAACGAGCTGGGGAGGTATTTAGGGCTGTCTAAAGTCACCGTAGACATACACGTCAGGAAAGTGACTAAGAAAGTCTTCGAGGAGGTCCTCAGATTCATAAGTTGA
- a CDS encoding SDR family NAD(P)-dependent oxidoreductase, whose translation MNLRGRVALVTGGGRGIGREISLTLARHGAHLIAVDVDRDSLDETVREAESLNIRALGLIGDATRKDDVERVVRQSLEEFKRVDVLVNNVGAYPRNPFTEMRDEDWFRVIDLNLTSVFYVTRAVVPHMIRNAYGRIINISSITGLYHGVPGLVHYGTAKAGVVGFTRCLAAELAPHNITVNAVAPGPILTPGVRSIWSPEDIRLQEFVNPLKRFGTPSDVANLILFLASDYANFITGQLFVVDGGLTFVNPRSVVKEALEKMRP comes from the coding sequence ATGAACCTCAGAGGTAGGGTGGCGTTAGTGACTGGAGGCGGCAGGGGCATAGGGCGTGAGATCTCCCTGACTCTGGCGAGGCACGGCGCACACCTAATCGCCGTGGACGTGGATCGCGACAGCCTCGACGAGACCGTGAGGGAGGCTGAGAGCCTCAACATCAGGGCGCTAGGCCTGATTGGTGACGCGACGCGCAAGGATGACGTGGAGAGGGTGGTCAGGCAGTCGCTGGAGGAGTTCAAGCGTGTGGACGTGCTGGTGAACAACGTGGGGGCTTACCCCAGAAACCCCTTCACCGAGATGAGGGACGAGGACTGGTTCCGAGTGATAGACCTCAACCTGACCAGCGTGTTCTACGTTACGAGGGCCGTAGTCCCTCACATGATTAGGAACGCGTACGGGAGAATCATCAACATATCCTCGATAACGGGGCTCTACCACGGGGTTCCGGGGCTGGTGCACTACGGGACGGCTAAGGCAGGAGTCGTGGGCTTCACAAGGTGCTTGGCGGCTGAGCTAGCCCCCCACAACATTACGGTGAACGCCGTAGCGCCCGGACCCATACTCACGCCCGGGGTCAGGTCTATATGGTCGCCTGAGGACATCAGGCTGCAGGAGTTCGTGAATCCGCTGAAGAGGTTCGGAACACCCTCCGACGTAGCGAACCTGATCCTCTTCCTGGCGAGCGACTACGCCAACTTCATAACGGGTCAGCTGTTCGTGGTCGACGGGGGCCTCACGTTCGTCAACCCGAGGTCGGTGGTCAAGGAAGCGCTGGAGAAAATGCGTCCCTAG
- a CDS encoding TRAP transporter substrate-binding protein has protein sequence MLRQGVSLTTAVIIIVLVMVAAVGGYLVGSMGAPAGTVTVTTTSYAGAAGTITRTVTQPTTVVQTQTLTRTVTQPTTVTPQFELHAAYVTAPSEYDTHHYFFTRFKEKVETRTNGRVKVVLHPGGELGNQVDYLEMMKAGTLFMATIEVSQFVQFTDKFLFFSFPGLFRTTEEAQAFGEAPETLKYANEVAGPLGWMVPAITVAGARYFLTVPEKPIKSIDDFKGLKIRVMPNPIFVDSLQTLGALPTPLPYTEVFTALQTKTIDGMENEVAAIIAMRFYEVAPNIALFGWCYAWHWVVLSKQLFDKLPSDIQQVILDTITETAKEKNAWALYVERVVGLQVLMSRGAKIYSFDTTPGFSKLATWLETRKDQIPAFALEWLNKYRSGLVG, from the coding sequence GTGTTGCGGCAGGGTGTGAGTTTAACCACCGCAGTGATTATAATCGTTCTTGTAATGGTAGCGGCTGTAGGCGGGTACCTCGTCGGCTCGATGGGGGCTCCCGCCGGCACAGTCACTGTGACAACGACCAGCTACGCCGGCGCGGCGGGAACTATAACCAGGACGGTGACGCAGCCCACCACCGTGGTGCAGACGCAGACCCTCACGAGGACCGTCACCCAGCCCACCACCGTAACACCGCAGTTCGAGCTACACGCCGCCTACGTGACCGCGCCCTCAGAGTATGACACACACCACTACTTCTTCACTAGGTTTAAGGAGAAGGTTGAGACCAGGACTAACGGGAGGGTTAAGGTCGTCCTGCATCCGGGGGGTGAGCTGGGCAATCAGGTGGACTACCTTGAGATGATGAAGGCCGGAACCCTGTTCATGGCCACTATAGAGGTGTCGCAGTTCGTGCAGTTCACGGATAAGTTCCTGTTCTTCAGCTTCCCAGGACTCTTCAGAACCACTGAGGAAGCGCAGGCTTTCGGGGAGGCCCCCGAAACGCTCAAGTACGCTAACGAGGTGGCGGGACCTCTCGGCTGGATGGTGCCGGCCATAACGGTCGCGGGTGCCAGGTACTTCCTGACGGTGCCGGAGAAGCCCATTAAGTCCATAGACGACTTCAAGGGGCTTAAGATAAGGGTCATGCCCAACCCCATATTCGTCGACTCCCTGCAGACACTCGGGGCACTGCCAACCCCGTTACCATATACGGAGGTCTTCACAGCCCTCCAGACTAAAACCATAGACGGCATGGAGAACGAGGTCGCCGCCATCATAGCTATGAGGTTCTATGAGGTCGCGCCAAACATAGCGCTCTTCGGATGGTGTTACGCATGGCACTGGGTGGTCTTGAGCAAGCAGCTCTTCGACAAGTTGCCCTCAGACATACAACAGGTAATACTTGACACGATCACTGAGACCGCGAAGGAGAAGAACGCGTGGGCGCTGTACGTGGAGAGGGTGGTGGGCCTGCAGGTGCTGATGTCGCGCGGCGCCAAGATATACAGCTTCGACACAACGCCGGGATTCAGCAAGCTGGCAACGTGGCTGGAGACGAGGAAGGACCAGATCCCGGCGTTCGCCCTGGAGTGGTTGAACAAGTACAGGAGTGGCTTGGTAGGATAA
- a CDS encoding TRAP transporter small permease, with protein MVNIRNVFNGIDAVLNIIEQSVVLVSGVALLTILIYSAVGRYLAGYGAPEEAELTWLFFLWLCFFGGSNLVREGDHPLLNILSDRISRSRRVGKAYKALTHTAPIIFAALLTYGIYKMYPIIAISITTMLRLPLTIYYAAALGGLAALTIRYLIKVVRTLSPG; from the coding sequence TTGGTTAACATAAGGAACGTCTTTAATGGGATCGACGCAGTCTTGAACATCATCGAGCAGTCAGTCGTCCTTGTAAGCGGTGTGGCGTTGCTCACCATACTGATTTACTCCGCGGTGGGGAGGTACCTGGCCGGGTACGGAGCCCCTGAGGAGGCCGAGCTGACGTGGCTCTTCTTCCTCTGGCTCTGCTTCTTCGGCGGGAGCAACCTAGTCAGGGAGGGGGACCACCCGCTATTGAACATACTGTCGGACAGGATCTCCAGGAGTCGGAGGGTGGGCAAGGCCTACAAAGCACTCACACACACAGCCCCAATAATCTTCGCCGCACTCCTGACCTACGGGATATACAAGATGTACCCTATAATCGCCATCAGCATAACCACCATGCTCAGACTCCCCCTAACGATATACTACGCCGCCGCCTTAGGCGGGCTGGCCGCCTTAACGATTAGGTATTTAATCAAGGTGGTCAGGACGCTGAGCCCTGGGTGA